A genomic stretch from Tenrec ecaudatus isolate mTenEca1 chromosome 17, mTenEca1.hap1, whole genome shotgun sequence includes:
- the LOC142430483 gene encoding uncharacterized protein LOC142430483, giving the protein MPCVCSECGKGFTTNSDLIAHQRTHTGEKSYIFGECSKDFIQIADLKTHLQTHNEENPYICGECGKVFSQKRNLTIHQMCHTGKKPYVCGECGKAFAWKKSLNVHQQTHTGEKPHVCGECGKAFTWEKGLTVHQRTHTGQKPHACGECGKAFIQKAALTVHQRIHTGEKPHVCGKGFSRKISLTVHQRTHTGEKPHVCGECGKAFSQNIVLQHIRHFTQERNPMYVVNVEKLFSRSMLSLFIGELMLERNPMYVVNVEKPSSRGHVSKFIYVPLVKKLM; this is encoded by the coding sequence ATGccctgtgtatgcagtgaatgtgggaaaggcttcactacTAACAGTGATCTCAttgctcatcagcgaactcatactggagagaaatcctatATATTTGGTGAATGTAGCAAAGACTTCATTCAGATAGCAGATCTAAAAACTCATCTACAAACTCATAATGAGGAAAACCCTTatatatgtggtgagtgtggtaaagttTTCAGCCAGAAGCGAAACCTTACGATACATCAGATGTGTCACACAGGGAAGAAAccttatgtatgtggtgaatgtggaaaagcctttgccTGGAAGAAGAGTCTcaatgttcatcagcaaactcatactggggagaaaccccatgtatgtggtgaatgtgggaaagcttttaCCTGGGAGAagggtctcactgttcatcagcgaactcatactggacagaaaccccatgcatgtggtgaatgtggaaaagcctttatccagaaggctgctcttactgttcatcagcgaattcatactggagagaaaccccatgtatgtggcaaAGGTTTTAGCCggaagatttctctcactgttcatcagcgaactcatactggagagaaaccccacgtatgtggtgagtgtggtaaagctttcagccaaaaCATtgtcttacagcacatcagacatttcacacaggaaagaaaccccatgtatgtggtgaatgtggaaaagcttttctcACGAAGTATGCTCTCACTTTTCATTGGCGAACTCATGcttgagagaaaccccatgtatgtggtgaatgtggaaaagccttcatcTAGAGGTCACGTCTCAAAATTCATCTACGTACCCCTGGTTAAAAAGCTTATGTAG